A stretch of Cucumis sativus cultivar 9930 chromosome 2, Cucumber_9930_V3, whole genome shotgun sequence DNA encodes these proteins:
- the LOC116402004 gene encoding ribosome biogenesis protein BRX1 homolog 1-like isoform X2 — protein MAKKRKHSESLPTVSVKKDDDAPERPKRTLMGWKDKKVTKESEVGSDHAVFRNKEKVLITCSRRINFRYWHLMLNMVSLLPHCKKDNKVELRSNKGATLNELVELKGCSSSLFFEVQLESTTS, from the exons ATGGCAAAGAAGAGGAAGCATAGTGAGTCTTTGCCGACGGTATCAGTTAAGAAGGACGATGATGCTCCGGAGAGACCTAAGCGGACACTCATGGGCTGGAAAGACAAAAAAGTGACAAAAGAGAGTGAAGTTGGTTCTGATCATGCTGTTTTTcgaaataaagaaaaggttcTCATCACGTGTTCCCGTCGAATCAATTTTAG GTATTGGCATTTGATGTTGAATATGGTATCACTTTTGCCACATTGTAAGAAGGATAACAAGGTGGAGTTGAGGTCCAACAAGGGTGCAACACTGAATGAGCTGGTTGAGCTCAAAGGTTGTTCTTCCAGCCTATTTTTTGAG gttcaactggagtcgacaacttcatga
- the LOC116402004 gene encoding ribosome biogenesis protein BRX1 homolog 1-like isoform X1 has protein sequence MAKKRKHSESLPTVSVKKDDDAPERPKRTLMGWKDKKVTKESEVGSDHAVFRNKEKVLITCSRRINFRYWHLMLNMVSLLPHCKKDNKVELRSNKGATLNELVELKGCSSSLFFECRKHKDLYLCMAKCPSGPSVKFLVNAICFLYC, from the exons ATGGCAAAGAAGAGGAAGCATAGTGAGTCTTTGCCGACGGTATCAGTTAAGAAGGACGATGATGCTCCGGAGAGACCTAAGCGGACACTCATGGGCTGGAAAGACAAAAAAGTGACAAAAGAGAGTGAAGTTGGTTCTGATCATGCTGTTTTTcgaaataaagaaaaggttcTCATCACGTGTTCCCGTCGAATCAATTTTAG GTATTGGCATTTGATGTTGAATATGGTATCACTTTTGCCACATTGTAAGAAGGATAACAAGGTGGAGTTGAGGTCCAACAAGGGTGCAACACTGAATGAGCTGGTTGAGCTCAAAGGTTGTTCTTCCAGCCTATTTTTTGAG TGCAGAAAACATAAAGATCTTTATCTATGTATGGCAAAGTGCCCTAGTGGGCCATCTGTGAAGTTTTTAGTTAATGCCATTTGTTTTCTCTATTGTTGA